In one Nicotiana tomentosiformis chromosome 6, ASM39032v3, whole genome shotgun sequence genomic region, the following are encoded:
- the LOC104113846 gene encoding protein PLANT CADMIUM RESISTANCE 8: MGRVEANNEIETPKPGESGEPIASQPPPQYQGVKDVQPPSPSPLPIGAPWSTGLFDCHLNQTNAVMTSFLPCVTFGQIAEVLDAGEMTCPLGTFIYLLMMPAVCSQWIMGSKYRTKLRQKYNLVEAPYSDIVSHIFCPCCSLCQEFRELQHRGLDPALGWNGIVAQQHYGNQQVNQAPQVQSMSK, encoded by the exons ATGGGAAGAGTTGAAGCAAATAATGAAATAGAAACTCCTAAACCAGGTGAGAGTGGTGAACCAATTGCCTCACAGCCTCCTCCACAGTACCAAGGAGTAAAGGATGTACAGCCACCTTCACCATCACCATTACCAATTGGAGCTCCCTGGAGCACTGGCTTATTTGATTGTCATTTGAACCAGACTAATG CTGTTATGACATCATTTTTACCTTGTGTAACATTCGGACAGATAGCAGAAGTCCTCGATGCAGGAGAAATGA CATGTCCTTTGGGGACTTTCATATACTTGCTGATGATGCCTGCTGTTTGCTCTCAATGGATAATGGGCTCTAAGTATAGAACTAAGTTGAGACAGAAATATAATCTTGTGGAAGCTCCTTATTCAGACATAGTTTCCCACATATTCTGTCCCTGTTGCTCTCTTTGTCAAGAGTTCAGAGAGCTTCAGCACAGGGGACTTGATCCTGCTCTAG GATGGAATGGTATAGTTGCTCAGCAGCATTATGGGAACCAACAAGTGAATCAAGCTCCCCAAGTGCAATCCATGTCTAAGTAA
- the LOC104113847 gene encoding probable plastidic glucose transporter 3, with protein MRGVRLADAYSIYKRASSNDHFTDDYDDREQNLGRLQNGVWKEIGNPSWKRPLPHILVAIISSLLFGYHLGVVNDTLESMSLDLGFSGSTLAEGLVVSTCLGGAFLGSIFSGWIADGVGRRRGFQLCALPMILGASMSAATSTLGVMLLGRLFVGIGMGLGPAVAALYVAEVSPAFVRGTYGSFTQIATCLGLLGALLVGIPAKDTVGWWRVCFWISTIPAALLAVLMEFCAESPHWLFKRGRADLAEEELEKLMGASHVKYAIAEMSKTDKGDEVDNVRFGELLYGRHFKVVFMGSALFALQQLSGINAVFYFSSTVFKKAGVPSDIANTCVGIVNLTGSIIAMILMDRLGRKVLLIGSFLGMAIATTLQVTAASSFVPSSAVLFLSVGGTLLYVLAFSLGAGPVPSLLLSEIFPGRIRAKAMAFCMAAHWVINFLVGLLFLPMLEHLGPQIVYAIFAGFCLLAVAFVKKNVVETKGKTLQEIEFALLPAH; from the exons ATGAGAGGGGTTCGTCTTGCAGATGCTTATTCGATCTACAAGCGTGCTTCTTCTAATGACCATTTCACTGATGATTATGATGACCGTGAACAAAATTTAG GTCGCCTGCAAAATGGTGTCTGGAAAGAAATTGGAAACCCCTCATGGAAACGCCCGTTACCGCATATATTGGTCGCAATTATTTCATCTCTCTTGTTTGGCTACCATCTCGG GGTGGTTAATGACACTTTAGAAAGCATGTCTTTGGACCTTGGCTTCAGTGGCAGCACCTTGGCAGAAG GTCTGGTTGTGAGTACATGTTTGGGAGGTGCTTTTCTGGGCTCTATATTCAGTGGTTGGATAGCAGATGGGGTTGGTCGTCGCAGAGGCTTTCAATTGTGTGCTCTACCAATGATACTAGGTGCTTCTATGAG TGCTGCAACAAGTACTCTTGGAGTTATGCTTCTTGGAAGGTTATTTGTTGGAATAGGGATGGGCCTTGGCCCTGCTGTTGCTGCTCTCTATGTTGCAGAG GTTTCACCAGCTTTTGTTAGAGGCACCTACGGGAGTTTCACTCAGATTGCCACATGCCTTGGGCTCCTGGGAGCTCTTCTCGTTGGAATTCCTGCCAAGGATACTGTTGGTTG GTGGCGGGTTTGCTTTTGGATATCCACTATTCCTGCTGCCTTACTTGCTGTTTTGATGGAATTCTGCGCTGAGAGTCCTCACTGGCTTTTTAAG AGAGGAAGAGCTGATTTGGCTGAAGAAGAGCTTGAAAAGCTAATGGGAGCATCACATGTTAAATATGCCATTGCAGAAATGTCAAAGACAGACAAAGGAGATGAGGTGGATAATGTTAGGTTTGGGGAGCTACTGTATGGTCGTCATTTTAAAG TGGTTTTCATGGGATCTGCCTTATTTGCTTTGCAACAACTATCTGGTAtaaatgctgtattttatttctCTTCAACTGTTTTTAAAAAGGCTGGAGTACCTTCAGACATTGCAAACACATGCGTTGGGATCGTAAACTTAACAG GGTCTATTATTGCAATGATTTTGATGGATAGGCTTGGGAGGAAGGTGCTTCTAATTGGGAGTTTCTTGGGCATG GCAATTGCAACGACCCTTCAAGTAACAGCCGCAAGTTCATTTGTACCAAGCTCTGCAGTATTATTCCTATCAGTTGGTGGGACCCTATT GTATGTCTTGGCATTTTCTTTGGGCGCTGGGCCAGTCCCTAGCCTCCTACTGTCAGAGATATTCCCTGGCCGGATTAGGGCAAAGGCAATGGCTTTCTGCATGGCTGCACATTGG GTCATCAATTTTCTAGTCGGTCTTCTGTTTCTGCCGATGCTTGAGCATCTTGGACCACAAATTGTGTATGCAATCTTTGCCGGTTTTTGCTTGCTGGCAGTGGCCTTTGTGAAAAAGAATGTGGTGGAAACAAAAGGAAAAACATTACAAGAGATTGAGTTTGCTCTTCTTCCGGCTCATTAG